The Pseudodesulfovibrio sediminis genome includes the window TCTACTGAACAGCAACCAGAAACCCTATCATGAGGCGGGAACACTCTCTATAGAGGATCAAACCAACGATCATCCGATATCATTTGTATATTCTTTTGTATATTCCACAAAAAAAGGCTTAGAAGTGAAATCTTCTAAGCCTTTGATTTCATTGGTGTAGTTGAATGAAATCGAACCCGCAACCTCTTGAATGCCATACAGGAAGGCACGCGTGTAACATTTGAAATGCTTTGACTTTTAATTTTGAAGTCAACAGAAAACCAGTGATATTGGAGGCGTGTTGAAGGCGTTTGGTTGACCGGATGGTTGACCAAAATTGGGCCTGCTTACAGCCAAAAGTTGAACATTTAATGACTCACAACACACAATCAGGAGCGTATGATCTGTACATAGTTGAACACGGACATTTTTTTATTTTCGGATAGATATGACTCTTAGAAATCAACAAGGCCAAAATTGGTTCAACCCATGAAGCTATTTTCTCTTTCTCGCCGTCATATCCTTCCGCTGTTTTGCCTTCCGACATTTCAACATAAAGTCGAACAAAATAGCACAAGAAATCAGCCAGTTGAACCAAGCTCACATCTCTTGAGTCACAAAAGTACGGCACGTCAACAATTTGATCCAATCGTTCTTGCTTCTTTCCCTTCTTATAGAAAGAATCCGTCCATTCTGGAGGAGATTTTACGGCAGATAAAAAGCGAGCTTCTTCTCTCACTTCTTCATCAAACACCAAGACGGTGTTACCCTTGTTCTTCTTTTCGTTCTGATGAAACTTTTGCAATTGGAGACAAATATGCATTCCCATAAATTGCCACAAAGAATTTATGTCGCTTGAGAGCTCTTCGTTTTTGAAATTATCTGAAAACAAGTCCTTATCGACAACAGAATAGACTATCTTGTGCCCCCGATCCTTAATCCAAGAAAAAATTTCTCCGATAATCTCAGCCCTCTCTTTTCCTGGAACCCCTCTCCAAATGCCATTACCACGATAAAAATCCCTAGTATGCAATTCCTGCATTGGTTTTTTTGCTTTATCGGATAATCCTAGCAACAATTTTTCCCACTCATTTTTCGTCCTACGCATACGATATGAATCAACGATGACTCCTAGCATTACAGCAATAGGTTCATCACCTGTCCCGCTTTCATCTAAATAGCAAAACTTCATCATGACCTTCTCGGTAATAAACAACTTAAAGTAGACAACCCTATAACACCAACACAGGGAACGTTCAACCTACGTTTGACCAATGCTAGCAACTAAAAACAAGAAAAGATTAAACTTAACCCCTCCCCCGCCTCAAACATCCTCCAACACAGTTCATACACAACTTTAATCAGCTATATTAAACATTTTGGTCATCAAATGGTCACCACCAAAAGAAAAAGGACCGCATAGCCTATCAAGCTAACCGATCATTTTTCTTCGGAAATTTAAGTGATGGAGCTGGAGGGAATCAAACCCACGACCTCTTGAATGCCATTCTTGAGGGCATTCAACCAACACCTCAATATAACACTTTAAATAAACGGGACTTAATCATCGCCAAGCCTATTCGAAACACGCTGTAGCATGATGTGCGGAAGGCGCGGAATGTCGTCGTTTTTGCATGGCGTAGTGGGAAAAGCGGACACATAGCGGACATCGACTTGAATTTCGAGCCTAACTCTTATTGTGTTGATAATAATTCGCGACAGTTGACAGTTCCTCACAGAATCATGCAATACTTGGCTATAACACCATCTTCACCAAGCAAGGAGAGGACTTATGAACGCAGCAACACAGGGACGTATTCGGTTTAGGAATGAGGCTCTCAAGGTCACCGAGTTCGGCTTTACCTTACGGGATGCCC containing:
- a CDS encoding DUF3800 domain-containing protein, with protein sequence MMKFCYLDESGTGDEPIAVMLGVIVDSYRMRRTKNEWEKLLLGLSDKAKKPMQELHTRDFYRGNGIWRGVPGKERAEIIGEIFSWIKDRGHKIVYSVVDKDLFSDNFKNEELSSDINSLWQFMGMHICLQLQKFHQNEKKNKGNTVLVFDEEVREEARFLSAVKSPPEWTDSFYKKGKKQERLDQIVDVPYFCDSRDVSLVQLADFLCYFVRLYVEMSEGKTAEGYDGEKEKIASWVEPILALLISKSHIYPKIKKCPCSTMYRSYAPDCVL